A segment of the Bacteroides intestinalis DSM 17393 genome:
GTTACACAGATATACGGAGTAATTCAGCCACGGATTGTTCAGCGGATGTGTATCGATGACGATGGGTTGCAGGAATGCCATAGCCTGGTCTTCCGTAGCACCTTTGGCATACAAACTGGTGCGTGCTGCGGCTCCCGATGCCAACTCGCTCATCATCTTCATATCTTTGTAAAGCAGAGAACCAGCGATAAGCAGCGTGTTGTTGGTATAGAACGATACGGTAGGCTGTCGTTGAGATTGCGCCTTGGCAGTGGTACCTTTCGGAATGTAGTAGAATCCGTAGATTTCTCCTTTCTGCATGGCGGCACGTGCTTCGTTGATAGTAGGATAATGGGCTACGATGGCGGTCTGCTCAAATGCATCCAGGTTTCGCATCAATTGGCGTGAAGTGGATGTCATATCCTGATCCACCACCCCTACAGGCATATTGACCGGTAAGCCCGAATCCATCAGTGTCGTGAAGAACACGTAGCAGAACAACGGCGCTATCACCATGCAGAACAGGTACAGCGGACGGGAAACGAGCCGTCGGCTTTCCCGTTTCATGACGTTCCACAAAGCTATATATTTCTTATCTCGTGCCATTCCTTATACTTATCACTAATCACTAACCGTTAATCACTTCTTCAGTATCACCGACATTCCGGGACGTAAGCCTTCCACTTTCTCCTGTGGTAAAGCTTTTACCTCAAAAGTCTTCAGATCAAATTGCCCGGTTGTTTTCGTAGCCTTCCAGGCTGCATAAGTACCAAGATCCTTCATGTAGTTCACTTTCAGGCGGATATTTTTATCCAATGCCGGAACGAAAGCTTCGAATTCAGTTCCCATTGTCAGACCTTGCAGCAAATCTTCCCGAACATTAAAAGTTACCCACATATCATCCAGTATGGCTATGTTCATGATCGGTGCACCGGTTCCTACCAATTCACCTACTTTGGGGAAGATTTCCGAAACTTCTCCGGCTGTCTGGGCTATAAGATAAGTTTCTTTGATATAAGATTCTACTTCTGCAACGGCTCCTTTGGCACGGTCTACCAAGGCGGCAGCTGCTGCTTTATCTTCTCGTTCCGCACCGTTTTTTGCCATGTCGTATTGAGCTTTGGCGGCTTTTTCTGTAGCGACGGCAGCGTCCCGCTGTGCAGTAACCTCATCCAGCTTTTGGGCTGACATCACGCCCTGATCAGCAAGATTCTTCACACGTTTGTAAGATTTCTCGGCAATTTCAAGTCCTGCTTTGGCTTTTTGCCACATCTCAAAGGCAGCTTGTACCTGTTCATGACGGGCGCCTTTCAGTGCTTTCTCATTCTGTGCCTGAGCAGCAGCTTCTGCGGCCCGAGCCTGTTCCAGCTTAGCTAACACATCCGGAGCTTCCAGTATGGCGAGGGTATCCCCGGCTTGTACACTTTGTCCTTCCTTTACGCGGAATTCCAGAATTCGTCCCGGTACTTTGCTTGATACCCGATACTCTGTGACTTCAGCTTGACCTTGTACGATTTCCGGTCCTTTGCGCAACATGAAGAAACCCACTACGGCTACAATGGCAATGACGCCTGTCAGCGTTAAGAACGCTAGTAGCATGTTACTGTTTTGTGATTTGGTATCCATCTTATGATTTATGATTTCAGATTTATGATTTATGAGCTTTCACCCTTTTAATTTTTAATATTTAATTGTCCCAATGCTTTCTTCAGATAGATGTCAGTCAGTTTTACGTCAATCTGTGCATCTATCTTTTCGGATTGGGCAGAAAGCCAGGCTGTGTGTGCTTCGAGTACGTTGCTGGCAGCTATCACGCCTTCTTCAAATCCGAGTGTAGCATAACGGAGGTTTTCATCCGCTTTTTCCAGATTCTTTTCTGCCATAATCAGTTTCTTTGCAGCTTCATTCACTTTGAAAACCGACTGGTTGACTTGAAGCTCAATCTTTTCTTTGGCGTCATCCAACTGATATTGGGCGATACGGGCTTCTGCTTTGGCTGCTTTTACCTTATACATACCTTCTCCCCAATGCCAGATGGGTACTTGTAATACTACACCGACATTCCACATACCTTTGAATTTCTTTTCAAATCCGTTGAAAACAGAAGGATTGGTCATCATGTAGCTGCCCATCAAAGCTAATGATGGCAAGTATTCTGAACGGGTGACATTTACTTTCTGTTTGTAGATTTCCGTGGCAAGTTCCAGGCTGCGTACTTCCGGTCGTGTAGCATAAACCGTATTGAGATCAATGCCGTTGGCAGCTACCGGATCGGGCTTGAGGTCATTTCCCTTTTCATCTTTCAGGATGATGGGAGAGGAGAGGTCCAGACCACATAGTTGGCATAGTAACATTCTGGAAAGACTCAGCCCATCTTCCACTTTGGTGAGTGTCATTTCCGCTTCGTTTACTTTTACTTTTACCGACAGACCATCTGCTTTAGTTGCAACACCTTCGGCAATCATTTTATCCACATCGCTTTCCAGTTTCTGCAATAATTTGAGGTAACCTTCTGCCAACTTCTTTTTGCTGGCGAGCGATACGACTTGCCAATAAGCCTGGTCGGTACTGAGGATTACGTCTTGCAGGCCACTATCATGCTGTTGGCGTGCCAATTCTTCGGCATATCTGGTAATCTTGTTGTAGGCGCGAATTTTTCCACCCATGTACAATGGTTGTGTCAACGTTAGAGCACCGGCGTACATGTTGCGGGTATCTGTACGGAATGCATCAACGAGGGAGTTTCCGAGACCATTGAGAGGAGAAGCAATGTCTACGTTGCCCAATGCCTGGATCAGTGCCATGAACTGCGGATTCTGTGTTAACTCAGGGTGCTGCGTCAGTATACCTTGTATACCATTTTGCATAGCACCGCTTACTTGAGTTCCCATTGAACCTAATGCACCTTTCTGGGCATCACTCAACAGTGAAATTTCTTTTTGGGTACGCATATATCCACCGGTGGCGGAAATGTCGGGGAGGTAATTGGTAAATGCTGCCTTTCGCTGATAATGCGCAGAGTTTATTTTCTCCTGGCTTATCAGTAGTTCTTTGTTATTGGCAATTGCCAATGAACGGCAACTATCGAGGCTTAAAACCTCTTGTGCGCAGACTGAGAAGGTCAGACATACCAACCAAGTGAAACAGAAGAACTTTCTCATCGTGTCTATACATTATTAAGGTGATTAAAACGTTGTTTTGTGATGCAACAATAATTGCATAAACAACGATGCAAATGTATAGGCTTTCAGTGAGACCTCAAAATAATTTAAACTTTTTTAGTCCAATGTAAAGGATTGCGAGCCGATAAGTGTTCCGTCAGCGAAGAGATCTACACGGTAAGTACCTGCATATAAGTATTCTTCCACGTTCCAATATACGGTTATATTTTGTTCTTCACCGTTGTATTCAATGTACTTCTTGATGGAATAACCCAGTTCGCGGTTCTCGTATGGGAAAGTGTTTGCGGGATTTTTGATCAATACATCATTGTCCGGTTTGGTGATACGTACGTAGATAATACGTTCTCCTGTCTCGGCAGTTATATTCTTGACGATTGTGAATCCTATTTTGAATTTTACTACATCTTTCACCTTCTTGGCTGTTTTGTCCCGTTTGTTGACAGCCTGTATGTTGATATTGGTAGCGTCTAACTGGGCGGCAAGGGTGACTTTTTTATTCAGATTCTTTTTCTCTTCCGCCAGATTGCTGATTTGGCGGGAAGCATCGTTATACTTCTGCGTCACTTGTGCAATCACTTCTTTCTGATGAGCAGTGAGGCGGTTCAGTGAATCTATCTGGTTGATATATCCTATCATAACCTTACGCAGAGTGGCAAGCTCCTTTTTCAGTCGGCGTATTTCTGCGGCATTACTGCTTTTTACGGTACGCAGTTCTTCCAGTAAACGTTGGGTTTTTAATTGTTCCTGTTCCAACAGTACAGACAAGGAGTCATTGGAAACTGTCAGTTTCAACTCATCGTACTGTTGTGCAAAGCGCGTATATTCATTTTCCAGGTCTTCCTTTTCCAGTTGGAACTCCTGTACCAGTTCTTTATTGGTTTGCTTCTCAGAGAGTAATAACACGGTAACTCCTACTAATAATACTACTAACAGAGTTCCTATAGCGATTAAATATTTATTTTTCATTTTATTTCCTATTTAATTTCTGTTCCACATTTTATTCCATTGTACCTGAGCAGAATGAACGGCGAGCATGAGAGGATACCAACGTGCTTCGGCCGGTGCCAAGGCTCCGAATTCACGGCATCGTTGAGTGGCGCGGGTGAAAGTGTACCATTTTCCACTCCAGTATCCTTTAGGGCGTTGCTTGCGATTTTGGTTATGTTGCCCAAAATTACCTCCTTGCCATATATCATTGAGTAACCATTCACCGGTTTCTATATCTTTTTGAGTATAAGGGATAGGCAAATCTTCCATGGGAAGTCCCAGATAGTTTACGGCAACAACCCCGAATATTTTGGCTGCTTTGCTTAATCCCCATTTTTGCAGTAAATCAGCAATTTCTTTAAGATCGATATTGTCTTTTTGCGTATGGAGTATGTTGGCCCAATCGCATACCTGGCGGAGTCCGATTCCCTCATTGAGGAAATGTAGTGCAGAGTGTGTCAGCACGTAGGCTACATCGAAAGATAGGGGAGGGAGAGTTACCTGGTAACCTTCTATTTCTAGATTCCGACAAGCAGTTGTACCATGCCACCGGGCTATTTCCTGTTGGAAACTCTTGTCGGAGGAAGGAGAACTGAGCCGGGAGAGTACGCGGTGGTTTTCTATGTCTACACCATGCCAGTGTATACATGTATGTTTATGATTCTCTTCGTGTTCTCCAGTAGATTCTGTCCTTAACAGCTTGTTGGCCTTTTCATAATTCTTGGGACCTATATATAAATCAATGTCTCCGCATTGTCTGTGCAATGGATTCCGGTAATTCTGTGCCACTCCTTGTCCTTTCAGCAAAACGGGCTCTATCTGATTGGCACGATAGAGCGTGTATACCTTGGCGATTTCTTGATTCAGAATGTGATTGTTTTCTTCTATTTGCAGTAATGCATTGCACCACTTTAAATAAAGTTCACGCTTCGGACGCAGTTCTTGCGGCAGAGTTTGCATACCATCGAATGTGATGCCTAGTAGGGCTTGCACTTTGGCTGATTGGTACAGCTGTGCCCAATCTGTTTGTATATTAAATAGAGTGGTATCTACAGGTGTACCCCATAGACCTGATTGCACCAGTGCAAAAAACTGTTTTTGTATCGGAGTCATATTCTTCTGCTGAATTCACTGTTTTCTTTTCCGGGGCAAAGATAATGCAAACCAAGGGCATAAAAAATGAACTTGTTCATTTTTTATGCTGTACACTACTTATTTTTACCTTTCCGGAGGTGAAAACTAAGACTGGTAACAGCCATCGTCGTAAAAAACGTAACCGATACCACCATTTTGCCTTCTTCAGCCAGCGTGTATCCCGGCAATCCTGCACTGTTCCGTCAGGGCGGTAGATGGTTCTTAATATTCCGATAATATCTTCCCGTTTCACTCGTTCAATGCGCGCTAGATTTCCATCTCCCAGCATCATATACTCATTTCCTTTCTTACCTATATATCTATGGATTAAATATTTTCCATTCCATTGGTAAAAAGGACAACACCAGGCAGGCAGTTCTTCTTCAAAAGAGAAGGGAACTACTTCCACCAGGTCTATTCCTCCTCTGATGAAAGGGTACATACTGTGTCCGCCAATAAGTAACTTTA
Coding sequences within it:
- a CDS encoding TolC family protein; its protein translation is MRKFFCFTWLVCLTFSVCAQEVLSLDSCRSLAIANNKELLISQEKINSAHYQRKAAFTNYLPDISATGGYMRTQKEISLLSDAQKGALGSMGTQVSGAMQNGIQGILTQHPELTQNPQFMALIQALGNVDIASPLNGLGNSLVDAFRTDTRNMYAGALTLTQPLYMGGKIRAYNKITRYAEELARQQHDSGLQDVILSTDQAYWQVVSLASKKKLAEGYLKLLQKLESDVDKMIAEGVATKADGLSVKVKVNEAEMTLTKVEDGLSLSRMLLCQLCGLDLSSPIILKDEKGNDLKPDPVAANGIDLNTVYATRPEVRSLELATEIYKQKVNVTRSEYLPSLALMGSYMMTNPSVFNGFEKKFKGMWNVGVVLQVPIWHWGEGMYKVKAAKAEARIAQYQLDDAKEKIELQVNQSVFKVNEAAKKLIMAEKNLEKADENLRYATLGFEEGVIAASNVLEAHTAWLSAQSEKIDAQIDVKLTDIYLKKALGQLNIKN
- a CDS encoding HlyD family secretion protein, encoding MDTKSQNSNMLLAFLTLTGVIAIVAVVGFFMLRKGPEIVQGQAEVTEYRVSSKVPGRILEFRVKEGQSVQAGDTLAILEAPDVLAKLEQARAAEAAAQAQNEKALKGARHEQVQAAFEMWQKAKAGLEIAEKSYKRVKNLADQGVMSAQKLDEVTAQRDAAVATEKAAKAQYDMAKNGAEREDKAAAAALVDRAKGAVAEVESYIKETYLIAQTAGEVSEIFPKVGELVGTGAPIMNIAILDDMWVTFNVREDLLQGLTMGTEFEAFVPALDKNIRLKVNYMKDLGTYAAWKATKTTGQFDLKTFEVKALPQEKVEGLRPGMSVILKK
- a CDS encoding nucleotidyltransferase domain-containing protein yields the protein MTPIQKQFFALVQSGLWGTPVDTTLFNIQTDWAQLYQSAKVQALLGITFDGMQTLPQELRPKRELYLKWCNALLQIEENNHILNQEIAKVYTLYRANQIEPVLLKGQGVAQNYRNPLHRQCGDIDLYIGPKNYEKANKLLRTESTGEHEENHKHTCIHWHGVDIENHRVLSRLSSPSSDKSFQQEIARWHGTTACRNLEIEGYQVTLPPLSFDVAYVLTHSALHFLNEGIGLRQVCDWANILHTQKDNIDLKEIADLLQKWGLSKAAKIFGVVAVNYLGLPMEDLPIPYTQKDIETGEWLLNDIWQGGNFGQHNQNRKQRPKGYWSGKWYTFTRATQRCREFGALAPAEARWYPLMLAVHSAQVQWNKMWNRN